In one window of Macadamia integrifolia cultivar HAES 741 chromosome 2, SCU_Mint_v3, whole genome shotgun sequence DNA:
- the LOC122072093 gene encoding uncharacterized oxidoreductase At4g09670-like: protein MAEIPIRFANLGCAEIARKLSRAVILSPNSTLYAVGSRSLDKAKKFAAENGFPPSAKIYGSYEAVLDDPDVDVVYMPLPTSLHLKWAVLAAEKKKHLLLEKPAALNVGELDQIIGACEANGVQYMDGTLFMHHPRTAKMEEFISDSQRFGQLKTMHSFFSFTADDNYLKNNIRVKPDLDSLGALGDIGWYCIRGILWAANYELPKTVTAFRGPVLNGAGVILACGSSLLWEDGKTATFYCSFFSNLTMDLTVVGTKGTLHINDFANPRDEITSSFSAASETQFKDLLTGWVPLPSQHEMTIDLPQDACMVREFSRLVKSIKEDGSKPECKWPNISRKTQLVMDAVKESIEKGFQSIQIEAY from the exons ATGGCCGAAATACCAATCCGGTTTGCCAATCTGGGTTGCGCAGAAATAGCGCGTAAGCTATCGAGAGCCGTAATCCTCTCTCCCAATTCAACCCTCTACGCCGTCGGCAGCCGTTCCCTAGACAAGGCCAAGAAATTCGCCGCCGAAAATGGTTTCCCTCCGTCGGCGAAGATTTACGGCAGCTACGAAGCCGTACTAGATGATCCAGATGTGGACGTTGTGTACATGCCGCTACCGACGAGCCTGCATTTGAAGTGGGCCGTGCTGGCagcggagaagaagaaacacctGCTGCTAGAGAAGCCCGCGGCATTGAATGTCGGCGAGTTAGATCAAATCATCGGGGCCTGTGAGGCCAATGGTGTACAATACATGGACGGAACCCTTTTCATGCACCACCCTAGGACTGCCAAGATGGAAGAGTTCATCTCTGATTCCCAGCGTTTCGGTCAGCTTAAGACG ATGCacagtttcttttcttttactgcTGATGATAATTATCTCAAGAATAACATACGGGTAAAGCCAGATCTTGATAGCCTTGGGGCTCTTGGTGACATTGGCTGGTACTGCATCAGGGGGATATTGTGGGCTGCTAACTATGAACTGCCCAAGACAGTCACAGCCTTCCGTGGACCTGTTCTTAATGGAGCAGGAGTGATCTTAGCTTGTGGGTCTTCTTTGCTGTGGGAAGATGGGAAAACAGCAACTTTCTATTGCTCATTCTTCTCGAATTTGACTATGGATTTAACTGTGGTTGGAACGAAAGGAACACTACACATTAATGATTTTGCTAATCCTCGCGATGAGATAACTTCTTCATTTTCTGCAGCTTCTGAGACTCAATTCAAGGATCTCCTTACAGGTTGGGTTCCATTGCCTTCTCAGCATGAGATGACTATAGATCTTCCTCAGGATGCTTGCATGGTGAGGGAGTTCTCAAGGTTGGTGAAGAGTATTAAAGAAGATGGTTCTAAACCGGAGTGTAAGTGGCCCAACATCAGCAGGAAGACACAACTGGTTATGGATGCAGTCAAGGAATCCATTGAGAAAGGTTTCCAATCGATCCAGATTGAGGCTTATTAA
- the LOC122087607 gene encoding uncharacterized oxidoreductase At4g09670-like, whose translation MVETPIRFGILGCADIARKLSRAITISPNSTLYAIGSRSLDKAKKFAAENDFPPSAKIYDSYEAVLYDPDVDAVYVPLPTSLHVKWAVLAAEKKKHLLLEKPVALNVAEFDLIIEACEANGVQFMDGTMWMHHPRTVKIKEFLSDSEQFGQLTTVHSIFTNGGDEDFLKNDIRVKPELDGLGALGDIGWYCIRSILWVVDYELPKTVTALRGAILNEAGVILACGSSFEWEDGKTSTFHCSFLSNMTIDITAIGTKGTLHLHDFVIPQEEKTATFSAASKTGFMELAKGWVPLPSQYVVTTDIPQEACMVREFSRLVKSINEGNSKPETVWASISRKTQLVLDAVKESIEKGFQPVQVVA comes from the exons ATGGTCGAAACCCCAATCCGATTCGGAATTCTGGGCTGCGCAGATATAGCGCGTAAGCTATCGAGAGCCATAaccatttctcccaattcaacaCTCTACGCCATCGGCAGCCGTTCCCTAGACAAGGCCAAGAAATTCGCCGCCGAGAATGATTTCCCTCCGTCGGCGAAGATTTACGACAGCTACGAAGCCGTACTCTATGATCCAGATGTGGACGCTGTGTACGTGCCGCTTCCGACGAGCCTACACGTGAAATGGGCAGTACTGGCcgcggagaagaagaagcacttGCTGCTGGAGAAGCCCGTGGCATTGAACGTGGCCGAGTTTGATCTGATCATCGAGGCCTGTGAGGCCAATGGTGTTCAGTTCATGGACGGAACCATGTGGATGCACCACCCTAGGACAGTCAAGATAAAAGAGTTCCTCTCTGATTCCGAGCAATTCGGTCAGCTCACGACG GTTCACAGTATCTTTACAAATGGTGGTGATGAAGATTTTCTCAAGAATGATATCCGTGTAAAGCCAGAACTTGATGGTCTTGGGGCTCTTGGTGATATTGGCTGGTACTGCATCAGGTCCATATTGTGGGTTGTCGACTATGAACTGCCCAAGACAGTGACTGCCCTTCGTGGAGCTATTCTTAATGAAGCAGGAGTGATCTTAGCTTGTGGATCTTCTTTTGAGTGGGAAGATGGGAAGACATCAACTTTCCATTGCTCATTCCTCTCCAATATGACCATTGATATAACTGCGATTGGAACGAAAGGAACTCTACATCTTCATGATTTTGTTATCCCACAAGAAGAGAAAACTGCTACATTTTCTGCTGCTTCTAAGACTGGATTCATGGAGCTCgccaaaggttgggttccattGCCTTCTCAGTATGTGGTCACAACAGATATCCCTCAGGAAGCTTGCATGGTGAGGGAGTTCTCAAGGTTGGTGAAGAGTATAAATGAGGGTAATTCCAAACCAGAGACTGTGTGGGCCAGCATAAGTAGGAAGACACAACTGGTTTTGGATGCAGTGAAGGAATCCATTGAGAAAGGCTTCCAACCAGTCCAGGTTGTGGCTTAA